Sequence from the Perognathus longimembris pacificus isolate PPM17 unplaced genomic scaffold, ASM2315922v1 HiC_scaffold_5721, whole genome shotgun sequence genome:
ATTTCTCCAGTTAGGTAGAGAAACAAATAATCCGTGGAAGGAGACCGCAAGCACAAACCTTCAGGTAAAGAAGCAAATGCCATCAGTGAAgcaatattccctttcctttctctcctgtccttGCTATCCTCTTCCTTGTTCCCCCATCTTTTCCGGTCCCATTGTCTTGTCCTgttctgtcttctcttctccccttcttcccctatcctatcctatcctatcctatcctatcctatcctatcctatcctatcctatctgcTGTCAATACTGAAACTTCGCAGCACTAGTACTGTACCACACCCCAAACGCTTTGCTTTTATTAACTCTTACTTTGAGATAGTTTCAGGATTATTGTGCCCCAGCTCCCTCCATTCTCCACTCTCCTTGCTCCctatccagagtagctaggaaagaaaaatcaactccTAGGGCCATTCTggaatcatttttcttccagcacAAGACCCAAGGTCATGCCCAGTACATCTTTTGTGAAATCACAGTGATGACAAGTTTGCATTTCTAGGCCTCAGAACCCTGGGTTGTGTTATCTAGTTTATCAGAAAGGTTTGAATCCAGAGCAGAGGAATCTAAGATTGAATTATCAGTGACTGGGTGAATTATCTCTGAAGGACTTGAGGGCTAGTTCAGCCTCTCTAGGGTGGGTCTAGGGTGGAGACGAGTGGATTATCTGAGGGAGAATACAAAACACAGAGCTTGGGATCTTCTTCATCTCTGCACCCAGCTACTTGGACTTGCTCCGTGCTGAGTAAAGCCGGGGTAAAGGACAACATGGACACGTGCTCTCTCAGCATGGGAGCATGGTGGACCGAGCCTGAAAATTTCAGTGCTCCGTTGGTTTTCTAcctggaagaggagcaggaggaggagattttCGGTAGGTGACCCCAGTGCCATCTCTTGTCTTCACGCTATCCGCCTCTCCCTGTGCTCCCTCTTTGATCCGTACTGGGGCCCCACCATCGGGGCACCTGACCCCCAGTTCTGTTGGGGATTTTCCTGCTCTTCCTGTCCTCTTCTGTTCCTAGGGCAGGAGGACAGATACCTTCTCTGCATGGAGGAGCACAGCCACACCCTCATTCAGCTGGAGCCCTGGTTCACCGTCACAGGCCACACTCGAGTCACCGTGGTGGGGTCCCCAAGGGCCAGGCAATGGCTGATGGGCATGATATGGCTTTTGGAGCACAAGGACTTTCACTATCGAGCTCGAGGTAAGCGTCGATGACCTAGTTTGCAGTCAAAGCCTTGCTGCTCATGCATGGCATCTTAAAGACTTGGactgctcaggaacctgagaaTCACATGTTCCCAAGCCCCCTggagggcagaggcccagggTTAACCATATTTGGAATCAAGTCattgagagagaaagtggggagggggcataCAATTGGGGCCCCATGGGATGGGATGGAATATCTCCTACCCCTCCCTTCGTTCCCTTCCATCCTCACAGGCTTCTTGACTGGGCTCCTAGACTCTGACCATTcttctccctgcccaggctaccaGATGCTGCAAAGTGTCCGGAGCCAGCCACTAACCACAAAAGACTTGGCCGCCTGCCTCCGTGTGCAGCTGGACTCCTTGGTGGTGAAAGGCTACCAGGACAAGTGATTCACTTTCCTCAGGCTTCCTCCAGCCAAGTGCTTGCTTGCATTGAGCTTCCGTGGGCTTCTGTGCACTTCTGTGTCCCTGGAGGACCAGCCTGCTCTGGACAGGTCAGTGAAGACATGGCGCAGACAGTGGTGGAGGGTGACATTTTTGGCTGTGTTGTCTTCCCTGGGAAGTCTAGGCACATAGGTGAGAGGCGTCTTCTGAAGTGTGTATTCTGCTGGTGAAGGAGATCCAGCAACACCCGTGGTGCAATCTGCATTGCCTCGACatcactccctctccccctctttgtttCTCACAAGCTTCTCCAGTGCACTCATTTCCCCCACAATCCCTCCCAACGTCTAACAAACACAGTCTCTTTCAAGAGACCTCAGATTTTCACATTTCCAGATTGTTTATACATGTTTCCGTGTTTGCGTGGCTTTAACATCAGCaagacatagctgagatgaccatGAGATTGGCCAGCCACTTCTGCCAGCTCTCCCTGCAAAGTAAGCTGCCCTCCAGGAGGGTGACCCAGGCAAACTCGAGTCCCTAGGGGAGATCTGGGGCTTCCTGGCAGTCAGGGCAATTGTCTGGCCCTTccagccaggctggaaaaggctTTCAGGAACTCAAGGGATCTACAAAGTCTCCTGGCCCCTGTGTTCTGGGGAGGCTTCCCGCTGGGGTCACTGTACTGGGATGGAGGGGTTCGGGACACAGGAgcagcctcctcccacagctgTCCTTACAGGTGCAGGGGAGGCCTTGGCCAAGGAGCCCAGCAAATTCCAAATGCTGATTTGGAGGCCAGGAGCCAGCCATCTCTGAACGTGGTGCAGGAGGAGGGGTGCTGAGAGCTCTGGGGGACATCTACGCCCCCAGTAGGAGCTAGGTGGATTCAACTGGAAATTTCCAGAGACTCATTCCTTCTGGAGCAGGCAGCGGTGGGGAGAATGGGGTGCTGGATGTTTTGTAGTACCTCTAGGAATGCAACAAAGCAGGAATGTGAACAGTTCTCACAAACAGCAGGCGGTCCCCAAGGCTTCCTCCAGCACTGAGGGTCCCGGGAGCCTCTCCTGAGGCGGGTGGAGCCCCTTTCCTTGCTGACCGCAACAGTTACTGGCTGTCCAGACCATCTTGCCAGTGCCAGGACTTCAAGGCCCACAGAGTCAGTCTTTACTGAAAAGCGTTGCAAGCTACCAGGACTCTCCAGAAAGTGACAGGGTGGAAAGCCTGTTTACcatcctccttttgtgtgtggtCACCCTGGGTTTGCAAAGTCCCCCGGGGACGACAACGACAGAGCCACCGGATTCAACGGTCTATTCTAGTACcgagtctgaactcagggtctgggtgctccccTCAGCTTGTCCTCTTCAAGCCTAGGactttactacctgagccacaacttccaTTTGAACACAGCTGAGCTTTGGCTGGCTAACTGCAGAGACAAGCCTCCAggtcttttctgcccctgctggcttcctattgtgatgctcagctctctgcctcctgagcagctaggatccccTGTGGGAGCCGCGGGGCATCAGGCTGCTGCCAGACACCTGCCAGAGGAGGGAGCTGTAGGAGAGCTGGGCTGCGCTGCAGTGATCTCAAGCCTCGCCCAGGCCACCTGAGGTCCTACCAAGCTTCAGATGAGGGAAACATAGGCAGGGCAGGCGAGTCTCTCTGGTCACTtcagcaaggaaggagggagtgtctGGAAGAGACACATTGGGGTCTGCTGGGAGCACTCCTGCTCAATCACGGTCATCTGGAAGCAGCGCCCTTTATGGAAATAACAAGCGTGCCTGCCCGCATCCGTGCTAGTCATTACTGCATTCCTTCACAGCGTACTCAAGCAGTATGTTATGAATTCCCTTAAGGAAATATAACTACAGGCCATTGGTGTTGTAGATAGGCAATAACTTTGTAGATGATATTTAGGAGCTATGTGGGCAGAAGGCCTAGGTGGAAGGGTAGGAAGAGAAGTAAAGGCACAGATATGGAAGTAAGATGAATGTGTGTCCTACAATGCTTGTTTATCAAGtacgaggccctgagtacaaactgcAGTCCTACCCAAAAGCAAAGCCTATCCTACTCACCCACTGCTTGAACGAAAGATGGGAATCCATGAGTGTTTATGGAAATGGACACGTATGACCTAATTTTACACATTGTGCAAATAACATGTTTGCCATAACCCCCAGCCTTCTGTGTCTGCACTACAAATCAGGTGAGCTATTCAACACTAATTGTTAAACAGCATTGGCAAATAgtctatggagagagagagaaagagagggaggaaggaagggagggaggaagggagggagggtggaaagaaggaaggaaagaaggaacgaaggaaggaaggaaggaaggaaggaaggaaggaaggaaggaaggaaggaaggaaggaaggaaggacgactTGTGAACATTTCTTGGGAGTCCTCGTGAGACGGCGTGTGCCAGTGGGCCATGAGAGCGACACGGCAGTGAACTTCCTGAGTGGCTCTGCTCTGAGGAGCGCCCACAGTTGGCCCATCCCCCGCTCCCTGACCTCAGCATTCTCTCTGTCTGCAGTTCAACTGCAGCCCCAGTGGAAGAGCAAGGTCAGTTCCTCCTCCAGCCAGGGCCTGAGCTGCACCTCTCAGGTGTGCTGTCCTCCCGTCTCGGGACGCCCACTGGTGTCCCCAGCAGCAGGGGCAGCTGAGCCTTGAATCTTGTTGGGAATCCGCCTGGCTTGTGAGCCCAGTTCCAGCACCTTCTCTGATCCCGCCACGGGTTGGGTCAGGACGTTGGTGAGGGAGCGAGTCCTCAGATGCTGCGGGACTCCACTCCCCCACACGTGGAAGGGGCTCTCTCTCAGGAGACATGGCCTGGCCAGCTCCGCATCCCTGACATGGGTGTCATTTGCTTGTTCTTCCTTTGCTATCACGGCTGGAGGTGGCTCTGTCACCTCCATCGTCCGTTGGAGATTCTCAGCAGCTGCACCAGGGCGCGGCTCTCCAGCTGCCATGTTTGGAAAGTGCGTGGCTCTCGTTGGGTGTGTGCACATGAGCTGCAGATCCTCAGCCATCGGGGACTGGGGTTGTCGGGCGGTGGAACACTGTGCACCTGCTCTGTGTTGCCTGCCCTCGGTGAGCGCAGACCACTGAGTTCTTCATTGGAAATATCTTGAGGACTCTGCGTTGGCGCCAGGGTGGAGGGCTGTCGCAGTGTCCCCACACACGGATCTTCCCCTGCTCAGCGTCTGCGCGGTTTGCGTCCATTGTCCTGTCGACGGCCGAGGCCGGGGATGCTGCATGGCCCTTGCTGTCCTCTGTCTGTCCCGCCAGGCTGACGGCGCAGGGAACGGCCAGGTGTCCGGGCTGGGCTGGAGCATGTGGGCAGCACATGGACAGATGTGGCCCAGTGGACGGCTCAGGGCCCCCTTCTCGTCCCACCCCAGCAAGGTGGAGGGGCGCAGAGCAGGCACACTGGCTCTGCCTGGGGGACCTGCAAGGACAAATCCCCTCTAGGGACTGGAGAGACAGCCATGCCGGGACTCGGGTCCTCACGGGCTGCTGCAGCCCCCACTGTGCTTCCTGCCATTCTGCTAGCAGTGTGTGCCCAGCACACCTCTGAATCTCTGGCCGTGTAGCTCCAGGACTTCCTGCGTGGAGGAATCGGGGTCACGAGCCGTGAGATGGTGAGGGCTGGGTTTCCGGAGATCGGGTCCCCAGGGGTCCAGCTGCTGGAAC
This genomic interval carries:
- the LOC125345497 gene encoding KH homology domain-containing protein 1-like → MDTCSLSMGAWWTEPENFSAPLVFYLEEEQEEEIFGQEDRYLLCMEEHSHTLIQLEPWFTVTGHTRVTVVGSPRARQWLMGMIWLLEHKDFHYRARGYQMLQSVRSQPLTTKDLAACLRVQLDSLVVKGYQDK